In Aridibaculum aurantiacum, the following proteins share a genomic window:
- a CDS encoding ExbD/TolR family protein, whose protein sequence is MAEMDTSGGGGHKKGPGVKKAKKLSTRVDLTPMVDLGFLLITFFIFTTTMSQPTAMRLFLPKDADKPEEQNKAKESGALTLMLGKNTGVFYYEGQLDPTGSNFKSSTMKQIRDVIIEKKRRTPADDLVIVIKPGPESTYKDVVDILDEMTINDIKRYALVEISPVEAQLVSLTEGAGG, encoded by the coding sequence ATGGCAGAAATGGATACCTCCGGTGGAGGTGGACATAAGAAAGGACCCGGAGTTAAGAAGGCCAAAAAACTATCCACACGTGTAGACCTTACACCGATGGTGGATCTTGGTTTCCTGCTTATTACTTTCTTCATCTTCACCACCACCATGAGTCAGCCAACAGCAATGAGGCTGTTCCTACCAAAGGATGCTGACAAGCCTGAAGAGCAGAACAAAGCAAAGGAAAGTGGTGCACTTACCCTGATGCTTGGAAAAAACACAGGTGTCTTTTATTATGAAGGTCAATTGGATCCTACCGGTTCAAACTTCAAGTCGAGCACTATGAAGCAGATCCGCGATGTGATCATTGAAAAGAAAAGAAGAACGCCTGCTGACGACCTGGTAATAGTTATCAAACCTGGACCAGAGTCTACGTATAAAGATGTAGTAGATATTCTTGATGAGATGACGATTAATGACATTAAGCGTTACGCCTTAGTGGAAATTTCTCCTGTTGAAGCACAGTTAGTTAGTTTAACTGAAGGAGCAGGCGGATAA
- a CDS encoding MotA/TolQ/ExbB proton channel family protein, which yields MAESKPTATAKSPNSVQPKKSGNVIAWIAPFACILTGYLIWRFVMGNASGFENPDTSGAWFWPHHTGPKSALNGIYEGGIVVPVLIANLLVVIVFVVERLLTISKASGKGSIAEFIRKVQFHLANKDVDKAIAECDRQKGSVGNVMKAGLRKYKEMIANTELETDQKVLNIQKEVEEATALELPMLEKNLVFLSTIASVATLIGLFGTVLGMIRSFAALGEAGGGDAARELSKGIAEALYNTALGIGTSALAIIFYNIFTTKIDAITYGIDESGFTLTQSFAANYK from the coding sequence ATGGCGGAATCTAAACCAACTGCTACAGCAAAAAGCCCAAATTCAGTTCAACCAAAGAAGTCAGGAAATGTAATTGCATGGATCGCCCCGTTTGCTTGTATACTTACGGGTTATTTAATCTGGCGTTTTGTGATGGGTAATGCAAGCGGTTTTGAAAATCCTGATACATCAGGTGCATGGTTTTGGCCTCACCACACTGGCCCTAAATCTGCGTTGAATGGAATTTATGAAGGTGGTATAGTTGTACCTGTTCTGATAGCAAACCTTTTGGTTGTAATCGTGTTTGTGGTTGAAAGGTTGTTAACTATCTCTAAGGCTTCTGGTAAAGGAAGTATTGCAGAATTTATCAGGAAAGTACAGTTTCATCTTGCTAATAAAGATGTAGATAAAGCAATTGCTGAGTGCGACAGGCAAAAAGGTTCTGTTGGTAATGTAATGAAAGCTGGTCTGCGTAAGTACAAAGAGATGATTGCTAACACTGAACTTGAAACAGATCAGAAAGTATTAAACATCCAAAAAGAAGTAGAAGAAGCTACAGCTCTTGAACTGCCTATGCTTGAGAAGAACCTTGTGTTCCTTTCTACTATCGCATCTGTTGCTACTTTGATCGGTCTGTTTGGTACCGTACTTGGAATGATCAGGTCATTCGCCGCTCTTGGAGAAGCTGGTGGTGGTGATGCTGCTCGTGAACTTTCAAAAGGTATCGCTGAAGCCCTTTACAATACCGCATTAGGTATCGGTACTTCTGCATTGGCTATCATTTTCTATAACATCTTTACTACTAAGATTGATGCTATCACTTATGGTATTGATGAATCTGGATTTACTTTAACACAGAGCTTCGCAGCTAACTATAAATAA
- the lpxB gene encoding lipid-A-disaccharide synthase — MKYYIIAGEASGDLHGSNLIKHLHQLDNSADIRCWGGDMMQQQGATLVKHYRDLAFMGFVEVLMNLRTIFRNIDFCKQDIAAYKPDVVIFIDYPGFNIRLAKWAKQQGYKTIYYISPQVWAWKENRVKTIKAYVDKMLVILPFEKDFYSKWDYKVEYVGHPLVEVIEEYKRTANTKPDDQQGTRNQEPPSITPPIIALLPGSRKQEINVKLPIMLEVSKAFPQYHFIVAKAPGMDDEFYQPFLAPFANVSAVGGKTYDLLNRSTAALVTSGTATLETALFGVPEVVCYKGNKISFAIAKRIVKIKYISLVNLIMDKQVVKELIQDDLTTENCIKELKDLLENPARQKHLQKDYADLKALLSQGGHASSNAAKVIMEFMEE, encoded by the coding sequence ATGAAGTATTACATCATTGCAGGGGAAGCAAGCGGCGATCTGCATGGAAGCAATCTTATAAAGCACCTGCACCAGTTGGATAATTCGGCTGACATAAGGTGTTGGGGTGGCGATATGATGCAACAACAAGGCGCAACACTGGTAAAACATTATCGTGATCTTGCTTTTATGGGCTTTGTAGAAGTGCTTATGAACCTGCGCACCATCTTCAGGAATATTGATTTTTGCAAACAAGACATAGCTGCCTATAAACCAGATGTTGTCATATTTATTGATTATCCCGGCTTCAACATCAGGCTGGCGAAATGGGCAAAGCAGCAAGGTTATAAAACCATTTACTACATATCGCCGCAGGTATGGGCATGGAAGGAAAACCGGGTAAAAACCATCAAAGCTTACGTAGATAAGATGCTGGTGATACTTCCTTTTGAAAAAGATTTTTATAGCAAGTGGGATTACAAAGTGGAGTATGTAGGGCATCCACTGGTGGAAGTAATAGAAGAATATAAACGTACTGCTAATACTAAGCCTGACGATCAACAAGGAACCAGGAACCAGGAACCTCCTTCCATCACTCCTCCTATCATAGCACTATTACCTGGAAGCCGCAAGCAAGAGATAAACGTAAAGTTGCCGATCATGCTGGAAGTAAGTAAAGCCTTTCCGCAGTATCATTTTATTGTAGCCAAAGCACCGGGTATGGATGATGAATTTTATCAACCGTTTCTTGCACCCTTTGCCAACGTCTCTGCTGTTGGTGGTAAAACATACGACCTGCTTAACCGTAGCACTGCTGCCCTGGTAACAAGTGGTACTGCTACTTTAGAAACTGCCTTATTTGGTGTACCCGAAGTAGTTTGCTACAAAGGCAATAAGATATCTTTTGCCATTGCTAAACGGATCGTAAAGATCAAATACATCTCGCTGGTAAACCTGATAATGGATAAGCAGGTAGTAAAGGAGCTGATACAAGATGACTTGACAACGGAGAATTGTATAAAGGAACTAAAAGACCTGCTGGAGAACCCTGCCAGACAAAAGCATCTTCAAAAAGATTATGCAGATCTAAAAGCGCTCTTATCACAGGGAGGACATGCATCATCAAATGCCGCCAAGGTGATTATGGAGTTTATGGAGGAGTAG
- a CDS encoding ExbD/TolR family protein, translating into MARPKLPRKSTSVDMTAMCDVAFLLLSFFILTTKFKPSETVAVTTPSSVSSKVAPEKDVTLVSFTKDGKVFLSLDNKAVKEEMARQINSSTSVGLTPEEVELFKDASLFGTSVGQLKSFLRLPKEQLNGQALPGIPAQDTANNEMVEWMRYVVLGHAAAGERMNLLIKGDNLAKYPTFKNVIDAFKKNDQFKFQMITNPEGVPEGTDLWKRFMQGGKISED; encoded by the coding sequence ATGGCCAGACCCAAATTGCCACGCAAAAGCACGTCAGTGGATATGACGGCAATGTGTGACGTGGCTTTTCTCCTGTTGTCTTTCTTTATCTTGACAACAAAATTCAAACCTTCTGAAACAGTTGCAGTAACTACTCCAAGCTCAGTTTCGTCTAAAGTGGCGCCTGAAAAAGATGTAACGCTAGTAAGTTTCACCAAAGATGGCAAGGTCTTCCTTTCGCTTGATAACAAAGCAGTTAAAGAAGAAATGGCTCGTCAGATAAACTCCAGCACAAGTGTTGGACTTACACCTGAAGAAGTAGAGCTTTTTAAAGATGCCAGTCTTTTCGGTACATCTGTAGGTCAATTGAAGTCTTTTTTAAGACTACCAAAGGAGCAACTCAATGGTCAGGCTCTGCCTGGAATTCCTGCACAGGATACTGCAAACAATGAAATGGTAGAGTGGATGCGTTACGTAGTTTTAGGACATGCTGCTGCCGGGGAGAGAATGAACCTCCTTATCAAAGGCGACAATCTTGCTAAGTATCCAACTTTCAAGAATGTTATTGATGCATTCAAGAAGAACGACCAATTCAAGTTTCAGATGATTACCAATCCTGAAGGCGTTCCGGAAGGAACCGATCTTTGGAAACGCTTCATGCAGGGTGGTAAGATTTCAGAGGACTAA
- a CDS encoding zinc-dependent metalloprotease has translation MKIKKLGLATLLAFCYTLSISQTRPTPPPTPPTPGNTAGSPAPVTPRSTIKPYKEVITDKAVSKKGLFTVHKVEDKYFFEIADSTLNREIMAVTRFIKVPYNKQSGYSTFGGELTNNQTITFERGPSNNVFMRVVTLVNVSDTSNVISRAVSNSNLNAIAAAFPIAAYGKDSASVVIEVTDFFKGDNQVVSISPSSKRMFGLGSLATDRSYISTIQTFPINTEIRTVKTFNASPSPGGLTTAAQIPAASSAGAVTVELNTSLMLLPKVPMQVRYYDRRVGFFRDHFTTFNDQQQRVQEKNFAVRWRLEPKDEDVDNWKRGELVEPKKPIIYYIDPATPRKWRSFLIQGINDWQVAFEAAGFKNAIVGKEWPENDSSMSLEDARFSVLRYFASDIENAYGPNVHDPRSGEILESHIGWYHNVMKLVHNWFFIQAGAVNPRARKMEFDDDLMGQLIRFVSSHEVGHTIGLAHNMGSSSTVPVEKLRDKAWVEKNGHTPSIMDYARFNYVAQPEDNIADAGLFPRIGDYDKWAIRWGYGYIPGETEAEQKAASNKLIIETIKNNPRTWFGTYEQGNQNDPRSQREDLGDNAMKASEYGIKNLKVVLKNLADWTKEENDQYENLQQMYGALIGQFRQYMSHVVNNVGGVYQNFKSSMQDEPVYEVTPKAIQRDAVNFLHKQLFQTPEWLINNNYMNRLNNLGTSDPLGSAQESILTSLMSNDRLSRLQASALRFGDSKAYNAIELLNDIQSGLFTELNSKKAIDFYRRGLQKSYVTKLDNMLNPPSSSGMVIMIGGSSSAGSSTRNDMPAIARGQLLKLRTQVNAAIAGTTDNMSKLHLLDLQERIKRALDPKA, from the coding sequence ATGAAAATTAAAAAGTTAGGATTAGCTACTCTATTAGCCTTTTGCTATACCTTATCAATTTCGCAAACAAGGCCGACCCCTCCACCTACCCCACCTACACCGGGCAATACTGCTGGATCACCAGCACCAGTTACTCCTCGTAGTACTATCAAGCCTTATAAAGAGGTGATAACTGATAAAGCGGTCTCTAAAAAAGGTTTGTTCACAGTACATAAAGTAGAAGACAAATATTTTTTTGAAATAGCAGACTCTACCCTCAACAGGGAGATCATGGCTGTTACAAGGTTTATCAAGGTGCCTTATAACAAGCAGTCTGGCTATAGCACTTTTGGCGGTGAATTGACAAACAATCAAACCATCACCTTCGAAAGAGGTCCGAGCAATAATGTTTTTATGCGGGTGGTAACGCTGGTAAATGTTTCCGATACATCAAACGTTATCAGCAGGGCAGTAAGCAATAGTAACCTAAATGCTATCGCAGCTGCGTTTCCTATTGCAGCTTATGGTAAAGACTCAGCCAGCGTGGTTATAGAAGTGACTGACTTTTTCAAAGGCGACAACCAGGTGGTAAGTATCAGTCCATCGTCTAAAAGAATGTTTGGATTAGGCTCATTGGCTACGGATCGTTCTTATATATCTACCATTCAAACCTTCCCTATAAATACTGAAATAAGAACTGTTAAAACTTTCAATGCCTCTCCATCACCAGGAGGTCTAACAACAGCAGCACAAATACCAGCTGCCAGTTCAGCGGGTGCTGTTACGGTTGAGCTCAATACATCTTTGATGTTGTTGCCTAAGGTGCCAATGCAGGTAAGGTATTATGACAGGCGCGTAGGTTTTTTCAGGGATCATTTCACCACATTCAATGACCAACAACAGCGTGTACAGGAAAAAAACTTTGCCGTACGCTGGAGATTGGAACCTAAAGATGAGGATGTAGATAATTGGAAAAGAGGTGAACTGGTAGAACCTAAAAAGCCGATCATATACTATATAGATCCAGCTACTCCACGCAAATGGCGCAGTTTCCTGATCCAAGGCATCAACGACTGGCAAGTAGCATTTGAAGCCGCTGGTTTTAAAAATGCTATTGTAGGAAAAGAGTGGCCTGAAAATGACTCATCTATGAGCCTTGAAGATGCACGTTTTTCAGTATTGCGCTACTTCGCTTCCGATATTGAAAATGCTTATGGTCCTAATGTTCACGACCCGCGTTCAGGAGAAATTTTGGAAAGCCATATTGGATGGTATCACAACGTAATGAAGCTGGTTCATAACTGGTTCTTTATACAAGCCGGTGCTGTTAATCCACGTGCTCGTAAAATGGAGTTTGATGATGACCTGATGGGTCAACTGATACGTTTCGTTTCGTCTCACGAGGTTGGACATACTATTGGCCTTGCACATAATATGGGCAGCAGTAGTACGGTTCCTGTAGAAAAACTGAGAGACAAGGCATGGGTTGAGAAAAATGGACACACGCCTTCTATCATGGATTATGCGCGTTTCAATTATGTAGCACAACCAGAAGACAATATAGCGGATGCAGGCTTATTTCCGCGGATAGGCGACTATGACAAATGGGCGATCCGTTGGGGCTATGGTTACATTCCGGGCGAAACAGAAGCGGAGCAAAAAGCAGCCAGCAACAAGCTGATCATTGAAACCATAAAGAACAACCCACGCACGTGGTTTGGAACTTATGAGCAGGGAAACCAAAATGATCCGCGTAGCCAGCGTGAAGACCTTGGCGACAACGCAATGAAAGCAAGTGAATATGGTATAAAAAACCTGAAGGTTGTACTTAAAAATCTTGCTGACTGGACAAAAGAGGAGAACGACCAGTACGAGAACCTGCAGCAAATGTATGGTGCACTTATTGGCCAGTTCAGGCAGTACATGAGCCACGTTGTAAACAATGTTGGTGGTGTATACCAGAACTTTAAATCTTCAATGCAAGATGAGCCTGTGTATGAAGTAACGCCTAAGGCTATTCAGCGCGATGCTGTAAACTTTCTTCACAAGCAACTGTTTCAAACACCTGAGTGGCTGATCAACAACAACTATATGAATCGCCTGAACAATCTTGGCACCAGCGATCCTTTAGGTTCTGCACAGGAAAGCATACTAACCTCGTTGATGAGTAACGACAGGCTGAGCAGGTTACAAGCTTCCGCTCTTCGTTTCGGCGATAGCAAAGCTTACAATGCTATTGAACTTCTTAACGATATACAGTCAGGTTTATTTACTGAATTGAACAGCAAAAAAGCTATTGACTTTTATCGTCGTGGATTGCAAAAAAGCTATGTTACTAAGCTGGACAATATGCTCAACCCACCTTCATCATCAGGGATGGTGATCATGATTGGAGGAAGCAGCAGCGCTGGTAGTTCTACAAGGAATGATATGCCTGCCATTGCCCGTGGTCAGCTTTTGAAACTGAGAACACAGGTAAATGCTGCCATAGCAGGAACAACTGATAACATGAGTAAACTTCACCTTTTAGATCTGCAAGAGCGCATCAAAAGAGCACTTGATCCAAAAGCATAA
- a CDS encoding fibronectin type III domain-containing protein, with product MKQHLLFFFCIIAGFSHAQTPVNMSVQPRFTFTENFSSIATWSFASGSTGQMTTTGAEWWKGVAAGGSGSIPNGTRITTSTTNFSTSENSGGLHKGNESLVLLSTGTTDNTTSAAVDLYLNFSTLNAGLLNFDWKSINNSSGNRNGSLRIYASVDNVSFTEITGAQVLNFTNNNPTAGSVRNVQLPAAFNNAQTAILRFYYHNGTGGTTGARPKISIDNLQITAVPPATCVAPQQQPTALVFNYVTPTSIQGSVTASNPGADSYLVLATTNGTPDFPENGSTYHPGDNIDDAVVVSTSGTSFNFSDLNPGTQYYFHVFAYNALCSGGPAYNTVNSLTGDVVTPSGNQPCVAPQAQPTDLILSNISSTSVSGSFSPASYTDEYLVIRSSDPSLSVLPVAGNTYAAGDTIGNGIVVSSSAATNFTANGLASSTTWYFYVFGYNNQMCNNGPAYLQAAPLTANATTQALQPCNTPSSQPTNLQLSPGNDFINGLFDPVFDADRYLVIVSTSSTLSAAPVDGASYTAGSAFGNGTVVSSSFATGFRISNLQPGTSYYVFVFAVNQGCVGGPKYFSPQPLTATTTTTTAPVFNHYFGNLHAHSRYSDGNKDNSTFTPADNYAYAKNSLCMDFLGISEHNHAGAGMKKQNWLPGYTQAMNATSSNFLALYGMEWGVTSSGGHVLVYGVDKLVGWETNNYDLYVAKSDYTGTPATTGTTGLFRFLNNWGNNAFAILAHPGSSDFNALLQQPYNATADSAVIGTTVENGPAFSTVTNYSNPASPMGFLSYYRNMLAKGYKIGPSLDHDNHNTTFGRTAYSRLAVIAPDISKASFMQAMRNRNFYATHDCDTRVSFTLNHHIMGSEASGNNAPAITIHVSDPTNISAVATIRLMKGEPGSGVLASEVYAHTGNTLNFTDFDLQPNTTGYYYADITMDGARTITAPIWYTRLHGSVLSAEVISFTAVKTTTPSVNLTWNVAKEETLETYVVERSLNGSQFETIYTTRTSTAANGQYSALDLTPANGLNYYRLKMISKDGKVSYSKVVAVNFKDANVTSLDVYPNPVSSVLQMNINSTTAETATVFIQDVFGRSILARSIGLRKGVQVIPLSLDNIPGGTYFISLQLKDQKLSKKIVKQ from the coding sequence ATGAAACAACACCTCTTATTTTTCTTCTGCATCATTGCAGGGTTTTCGCATGCTCAAACGCCAGTAAACATGTCGGTACAGCCGCGGTTTACCTTCACAGAAAATTTTTCCTCTATTGCCACCTGGAGTTTTGCCAGCGGTTCTACAGGTCAAATGACAACTACAGGTGCTGAATGGTGGAAAGGCGTAGCTGCAGGTGGATCCGGAAGTATACCCAATGGGACACGTATCACCACCTCCACCACCAACTTCTCCACTTCTGAAAATTCTGGCGGTCTTCACAAAGGCAACGAAAGCCTGGTGCTTCTTTCAACCGGCACAACTGATAACACCACATCAGCCGCTGTAGATCTTTATCTCAATTTCAGCACGCTGAATGCCGGCTTGCTAAACTTTGACTGGAAAAGCATCAACAACTCTTCAGGAAATCGAAATGGGTCACTTCGTATATATGCCTCAGTAGATAATGTTTCCTTTACAGAAATAACTGGCGCACAGGTTTTGAACTTTACCAATAATAATCCTACTGCAGGATCAGTAAGAAATGTTCAACTGCCCGCTGCTTTCAACAATGCGCAGACTGCCATCCTTCGTTTTTACTATCACAATGGCACCGGGGGAACAACAGGCGCACGACCTAAAATATCGATTGATAATTTACAGATAACAGCCGTTCCGCCTGCTACATGTGTGGCGCCGCAACAGCAACCAACGGCCTTAGTATTTAACTACGTAACACCAACCAGCATACAGGGATCAGTTACCGCATCCAATCCTGGAGCAGATAGTTACCTGGTGCTGGCTACTACCAATGGCACACCTGATTTTCCTGAAAATGGCAGTACTTATCATCCAGGCGACAATATTGACGATGCAGTGGTAGTATCTACTTCAGGTACATCTTTTAATTTCTCAGACCTGAACCCCGGCACACAGTATTACTTTCATGTATTTGCATATAATGCTTTATGTAGCGGAGGGCCTGCATACAATACAGTGAACAGTTTAACGGGAGATGTTGTGACACCATCTGGTAATCAGCCATGCGTTGCGCCACAGGCTCAGCCAACTGATCTAATTTTATCCAATATTTCCAGCACTTCAGTTTCAGGAAGTTTTTCACCGGCAAGCTATACAGATGAATACCTGGTTATAAGGAGCAGTGATCCATCTTTATCTGTATTGCCTGTGGCAGGAAATACTTACGCAGCCGGCGATACTATTGGTAATGGTATTGTTGTCTCCTCTTCAGCAGCTACAAACTTTACAGCTAACGGTTTAGCATCTTCCACTACATGGTACTTCTATGTATTTGGCTACAACAACCAGATGTGTAATAATGGACCTGCTTATTTACAGGCAGCTCCTCTAACAGCAAATGCTACTACACAGGCTTTACAACCTTGTAATACGCCATCAAGCCAACCTACTAACCTGCAGCTATCGCCGGGCAATGACTTTATCAATGGCTTGTTTGATCCGGTTTTTGATGCTGATCGTTACCTGGTGATCGTCAGCACATCCTCTACTCTATCAGCCGCTCCGGTTGATGGAGCATCCTATACTGCAGGTAGCGCATTTGGAAATGGAACCGTGGTTTCTTCCAGCTTTGCTACAGGGTTTAGAATTAGTAACCTGCAGCCAGGAACTTCTTATTACGTATTTGTATTTGCCGTAAATCAAGGATGTGTAGGCGGGCCTAAATATTTTTCGCCACAACCGCTTACTGCTACCACTACCACCACTACGGCACCTGTTTTCAATCATTATTTCGGCAACCTGCATGCGCACTCGAGGTATAGCGATGGCAACAAAGACAACAGCACATTTACTCCTGCAGACAACTATGCTTATGCTAAGAATTCGCTGTGCATGGATTTTCTTGGAATATCAGAGCATAATCATGCTGGTGCAGGTATGAAAAAGCAGAACTGGTTGCCCGGTTATACGCAAGCAATGAATGCTACCAGTTCCAACTTCCTTGCTTTGTATGGTATGGAGTGGGGTGTGACCAGCAGTGGCGGTCACGTGCTGGTATACGGTGTAGATAAACTGGTAGGTTGGGAAACCAACAATTACGACTTGTATGTGGCCAAGAGCGACTATACCGGCACACCTGCAACAACAGGAACTACAGGTTTATTCCGCTTTTTGAATAACTGGGGAAATAATGCTTTTGCTATTCTTGCACATCCAGGCAGTTCTGACTTCAATGCTCTTTTGCAGCAGCCTTACAATGCTACTGCTGATAGTGCAGTTATAGGCACTACCGTAGAAAATGGTCCTGCTTTCTCTACTGTTACTAATTATTCCAATCCAGCTTCGCCTATGGGCTTCCTTTCCTACTACCGCAATATGCTGGCTAAAGGATATAAGATCGGTCCAAGCCTGGACCATGACAACCACAACACCACATTTGGCCGAACGGCATATTCGCGACTTGCGGTTATTGCGCCTGATATCAGCAAGGCTTCTTTTATGCAGGCAATGCGCAACAGGAATTTTTACGCTACGCATGATTGTGATACACGTGTCAGCTTTACACTCAACCACCACATAATGGGAAGTGAAGCATCGGGAAACAATGCTCCTGCCATCACCATTCATGTATCAGATCCTACAAACATTTCCGCTGTTGCAACCATCCGCCTAATGAAAGGAGAACCGGGAAGTGGTGTACTTGCCAGTGAAGTTTATGCTCATACCGGCAACACACTCAACTTCACTGACTTTGACCTGCAGCCAAACACTACAGGATACTACTATGCAGATATTACCATGGACGGTGCACGAACCATTACAGCCCCTATCTGGTATACTCGCCTGCATGGCAGCGTACTATCGGCTGAAGTCATTTCTTTCACTGCAGTTAAGACCACAACTCCTTCAGTAAATCTTACCTGGAACGTGGCAAAAGAAGAAACACTGGAAACGTACGTAGTAGAAAGATCATTGAACGGAAGCCAGTTTGAAACCATATATACAACCCGTACAAGTACGGCAGCAAACGGTCAATATTCAGCGCTTGATCTTACACCTGCGAATGGTTTAAACTACTACAG
- a CDS encoding energy transducer TonB encodes MDINQLRTADILDIVFEGRNKDYGAYQLRKTYSRRLSIALGVMLLAALLLILTTLFAGGPEDEGKQIIVQDVQLEDIKKQEEKKPEPPPPPPPPPAPEPPKVEITKFTPPQIVKDEQVKPEEQIKEIEKMEDTKIGTINQEGKKDEGFVAPPVEEKGTGVVEAPKKVEEDYDKVFTKVEKEAKFPGGPEAWRRFLERNLNANVAADDGAPAGNYTVRVQFIVDKEGSISNVQAIDVPKACPSCGPEAVKVIKRGPKWDPAVQNGRNVIYQAIQHITFQVVDQ; translated from the coding sequence ATGGATATTAATCAACTTCGAACTGCCGACATCCTCGACATCGTTTTTGAGGGTAGGAACAAGGACTACGGAGCTTACCAGCTGCGTAAGACTTACTCCCGCAGGCTTAGTATTGCCTTGGGTGTAATGCTCCTGGCAGCTTTACTTCTTATTCTAACCACTTTGTTCGCAGGTGGTCCGGAAGATGAGGGTAAGCAAATAATTGTACAGGACGTGCAATTAGAGGATATTAAAAAGCAGGAAGAGAAGAAGCCTGAGCCGCCACCACCTCCTCCGCCGCCTCCTGCTCCAGAGCCACCAAAAGTGGAGATCACCAAATTCACTCCTCCGCAAATTGTGAAGGATGAGCAGGTGAAGCCTGAAGAGCAGATTAAAGAGATAGAAAAGATGGAGGACACTAAGATCGGTACCATCAACCAGGAAGGTAAGAAAGACGAAGGTTTTGTTGCCCCTCCGGTAGAAGAAAAAGGTACTGGTGTAGTAGAAGCTCCTAAAAAGGTAGAAGAAGACTACGACAAGGTTTTCACCAAAGTGGAAAAAGAAGCAAAATTCCCTGGTGGACCTGAAGCCTGGAGAAGGTTCCTTGAAAGAAACCTGAACGCTAACGTAGCAGCTGATGATGGCGCTCCTGCAGGAAATTACACTGTACGAGTTCAATTCATCGTGGACAAAGAAGGTAGCATCAGTAACGTGCAAGCGATTGATGTTCCAAAAGCTTGTCCTAGTTGCGGACCAGAAGCAGTAAAGGTTATCAAAAGAGGTCCTAAATGGGATCCAGCTGTACAAAATGGTCGTAACGTAATTTACCAGGCTATACAGCACATCACATTCCAGGTGGTAGACCAATAA
- a CDS encoding DUF6728 family protein: MAEPVGGIAKVMVIGGYIYIVTLHFLSMQRYLLSRTFVTLLHILLNQYTMGIWQQIAEYLYIKKKDPEQPHTQWMKYMHGMNRISILVFLAAIIFMIVRFVILPLTR, encoded by the coding sequence ATGGCAGAACCCGTTGGGGGGATTGCGAAAGTAATGGTAATAGGGGGTTACATTTACATTGTAACATTGCATTTTCTTTCCATGCAGCGTTACCTTCTATCGAGGACCTTTGTAACTTTATTGCACATACTTCTAAATCAATATACTATGGGTATCTGGCAGCAGATTGCAGAATATTTATATATCAAGAAAAAAGATCCGGAACAACCACATACTCAATGGATGAAGTACATGCACGGCATGAACCGGATATCAATCCTTGTATTCCTGGCGGCTATCATCTTCATGATAGTACGTTTTGTGATTCTGCCATTGACCAGGTAA